Proteins co-encoded in one Periophthalmus magnuspinnatus isolate fPerMag1 chromosome 20, fPerMag1.2.pri, whole genome shotgun sequence genomic window:
- the LOC117388536 gene encoding dnaJ homolog subfamily C member 13 isoform X2 — MNVVKDNKDLACFYTTKHSWRGKYKRVFSVGTHGITTYNPTTLEVTNQWPYGDICGICPVGKGQGTEFNLTFRKGTSKKSETLKFSTEHRTELLTEALRFRTEFSEGKITGRRYNCYKHHWSDTRKSVNLEVTPGGIDQIDPQTNRVVCSYDYRNIEGFVEVSDYQGGFCILHGGFSRLHLFASEHRDDIIRSAIEHAGNFIGITLRLRKESLTFEDFLTDRLGKYSSDESITSLAEFVVQKITPRHPEPVKRILALTETCLVERDPASYNIVTVKPFGEVFALICDVDNPQVFTVEFIRGQIRRFSSTERDSLLASLLDGVRASGNRDVCVKMAPTQRGQRWGLLSMPVDEEVESLHLRFLAAPPNGNFADAVFRFNANISYSGVLHAVTQDGLFSENKEKLINNAILALLSQEAELPAINSELESHFQAIRRLVASKAGFQAFTQLPKSGQGSGLSDGTFREKLGVKTVKALKRNNNGVTHAAIDMLCALMCPMHDDYDLRQEQLNKASLLSSKKFLENLLEKFITNVDHGTGALVISSLLDFLTFALCAPYSETTEGQQFDMLLEMVASNGRTLFKLFQHPSMAIVKGAGLVMKAIIEEGDKEIATKMQELALSEGALPRHLHTSLFTVSADQRMLTNRQLSRHLVGLWTAENPVAMNLLKRILPTGLLAYLDSADTVPEKDVDRMHIRDNLKLATDQLNRNKVPEWQRIAGKAAKEVEKFAKEKADIVLMHWRDKMGIAQKENPNQKPVILRKRRQRIKIESNWELFYYRFQLDHARSNLIWNLKTREELREALEGEMRAFGVDRELGSATVISWNHQEFEVKYDCLSDEIKIGDYYLRLLLEEDENEETSAIKRSYEFFNELYHRFLLTPKVTMKCLCLQALAIVYGKCYEEIGPFTDTKYIVGMLDRCTDKLERDRLILFLNKLILNKKNVKEVMDSNGVRILVDLLTLAHLHTSRATVPLQSNVLEASPDMRRDSEKEWYFGNADKERRGPFGFEEMQEFWNTGVLTAKTRCWAQGMDGWRPLQAIPQLKWCLLASGQAVMNESDLATLILNMLITMCSYYPSRDQDNAIIRPLPKIKRLISDNACLPHIVQLLLTFDPILVEKVANVLYLVMQDNPNLQRLYLTGIFFFIMMYTGSNVLPVARFLKYTHLKQAFRSEEAKGQDIVQRSVLGSILPEAMVCYLENYEAERFSEIFLGEFDTPEAIWSSEMRRMMIEKIAAHVADFSPRLQSNTRALYQYCPIPVISFPQLDNELFCNIYYLRHLCDTTRFPNWPIRNAVKLLKDTLEAWKKEVEKKPPSMSVDDAYEVLNLPKGQGQHEESKIRKAYFRLAQKYHPDKNPEGRDMFEKVNKAYEFLCTKSARVIDGPDPENIILILKTQSILFNHHKQELEPYKYAGYPMLIKTIKMETDDEQLFSKTSPLLPAAAELAFHTVNCSALNAEELRRENGIEILLEALSRCVAVLTASSKPDDMAVQVCGHICKCYSVAAQFEECREKIIEQPNIIRDICHILYHGKGLPKTANLAVQCVSSFAVDFFLQTHLYHAGVLWHLLVNLFNYDYTLEESGVQASQDTNQQEVANSLAKLSLIALSRLGGYNPIAHSPDGNNPVPETNGIEGTPPENPTIRKSLAAMLTPYISRKLGTGTPAEVLKLLNSNSENPYLIWNNCTRAELLEFLESQQEGNIKRGENDKHFGADFVFGDHSKELIVGEIFVRVYNEQPTFPLEYPKAFAASLLDYVGSQAQYLHTLLAMSQSNKVESQQHAERLRFAEMALEALRNVIKNNPGSETECIGHFKLLFSLLRVHGAGRVQQLVLEVVNTVTSNQECVTNIAESLVLSNLLLLLHSLPSSRQMVLETLYALTSNTKIVKEAMAKGALIYLLDLFCNCTHPQVRTQTAELFSKMTSDKLVGPKVRLTLMRFLPGVFMDAMRDNAEAAVHIFEGTHENPELIWNDSSRETVSTTVREMMLEHFKQQKDNPDVNWRLPEDFTVPYGAGQGELEVGGVFLRIFIAQPGWVLRKPREFLVSLLETLTELLEKNNPNGEALETITTAAVCLFSTQTQLADQVPPLGHLPRILAALKHKNNAVPKSSIRLIHVLSDNELCVRSMSALETIGPLMAGMKSRADMAGLACEALNRMFQKEQTELVAQALRVDLVPYLLKLLEGIGLETLDNPSATKAQIVKALKSMTRSLQYGEQVNEILAKSSVWSAFKDQKHDLFISDSQTAGYLTGPGVAGYLTAGTGSTVMSSVPPPVDNDIADQG; from the exons ATGAATGTCGTCAAGGACAACAAAGATCTGGCCTGTTTCTACACCACCAAACACTCCTGGAGAGGAAA GTACAAGAGAGTATTCTCCGTGGGCACCCATGGCATTACAACTTACAATCCTACAACATTAGAAGTAACGAATCAG TGGCCTTATGGGGACATCTGTGGCATCTGTCCTGTGGGGAAGGGACAAGGGACAGAGTTCAACCTCACATTCCGAAAAGGCACAAGCAAGAAGTCCGAGACGCTTAAGTTCTCCACAGAGCACCGGACAGAGCTGCTCACAGAAGCACTG CGATTCAGAACAGAATTTTCAGAAGGAAAAATAACAGGCAGG CGATACAACTGCTACAAACATCACTGGAGCGACACACGAAAGTCTGTGAATTTAGAAGTAACACCAGGAGGCATTGACCAGATCGACCCTCAGACCAACAGGGTGGTCTGCTCCTATGATTACCGCAATATCGAGGGTTTTGTGGAGGTGTCAGATTACCAAGGAGGGTTCTGCATCCTTCATGGAGGCTTCAGCAGGCTG CATCTGTTTGCCTCGGAGCATAGAGATGACATCATCCGCAGCGCCATAGAACATGCAGGGAATTTTATCGGCATCACGCTCCGTCTGAGGAAGGAGTCCCTGACCTTTGAAGACTTTCTGACTGACAGACTGGGGAAGTACAGCTCAGACGAAAGCATCACATCTTTGGCAGAGTTTGTAGTTCAGAAGATCACTCCACGCCATCCA GAGCCTGTGAAACGTATCCTGGCTCTAACAGAAACATGTTTAGTGGAGCGAGACCCTGCATCTTATAACATAGTTACAGTTAAACCCTTTGGAGAG GTATTTGCACTTATTTGCGATGTTGACAACCCTCAGGTTTTTACAGTTGAATTTATTAGAGGACAGATTAGGAGGTTCTCCTCCACAGAAAG GGACTCCTTATTAGCCAGCTTGCTTGATGGAGTACGTGCCTCAGGCAACAGGGATGTCTGTGTCAAGATGGCCCCAACCCAACGAGGGCAGAGATGGGGGCTCCTGAGCATGCCTGTGGACGAGGAGGTGGAGAGCTTACATCTTAGGTTCCTGGCAGCACCACCCA ATGGCAACTTTGCTGATGCTGTGTTTCGTTTCAATGCGAATATATCATACAGTGGAGTTTTACATGCTGTGACACAAGAT GGCCTGTTCTCTGAGAACAAAGAGAAGCTCATAAACAATGCCATCCTGGCCCTTCTGTCTCAAGAGGCAGAGTTACCTGCTATCAACAGTGAGCTGGAGAGCCACTTCCAGGCCATCCGACGCCTGGTGGCCTCTAAAGCCGGGTTCCAGGCATTCACTCAGCTCCCGAA GTCTGGTCAAGGGTCTGGACTCTCAGATGGAAC ATTTAGGGAAAAACTCGGAGTAAAGAcagtaaaagctttaaaaaggaACAACAATGGTGTGACCCATGCTGCTATTGACATGCTCTGTGCACTTATGTGT CCAATGCATGATGACTATGACCTGAGGCAAGAACAGCTAAACAAAGCTTCCCTCCTGTCTTCAAAGAAGTTCCTGGAAAATCTTCTGGAAAAATTCATCACCAATGTG GACCATGGAACAGGAGCTTTGGTCATCAGTTCTTTGCTTGACTTCCTGACCTTTGCCCTCTGCGCACCTTACAGTGAAACCACTGAAGGACAGCAGTTTGACATGCTGCTTGAGATGGTCGCCTCCAATGGACGCAccttatttaaactttttcag CATCCCTCTATGGCAATAGTGAAAGGAGCAGGCCTGGTAATGAAGGCCATTATTGAA GAAGGGGACAAAGAAATCGCCACCAAGATGCAAGAGCTGGCTCTGAGTGAAGGAGCTCTGCCCAGGCATTTGCACACATCACTGTTTACTGTCAGCGCGGACCAGAGAATGCTTACAAACAG GCAGCTGAGTCGGCACTTAGTTGGTTTATGGACAGCGGAAAACCCTGTTGCAATGAACCTGTTGAAAAGAATACTT CCAACGGGGTTACTGGCTTACCTAGACAGTGCTGATACTGTCCCAGAAAAAGATGTTGATAGAATGCACATTCGAGACAACTTGAAACTTGCCACG GATCAGCTAAATCGTAACAAGGTGCCCGAGTGGCAGCGGATAGCAGGAAAAGCAGCCAAAGAGGTAGAAAAGTTTGCCAAGGAGAAGGCAGATATTGTGCTGATGCACTGGAGAGATAAGATGGGCATCGCTCAGAAGGAG aaCCCCAACCAGAAACCAGTGATCCTAAGAAAGAGAAGACAGCGAATAAAAATAGAATCAAACTGGGAGTTGTTTTACTACAG ATTTCAACTTGACCATGCGCGCTCCAACCTCATCTGGAACCTTAAGACCCGAGAGGAGCTGCGGGAGGCTCTGGAGGGAGAGATGCGAGCTTTTGGGGTGGACCGGGAGCTCGGCAGTGCCACTGTCATTTCCTGGAACCACCAGGAGTTTGAG GTAAAATATGACTGCCTTTCGGATGAGATCAAGATTGGAGACTATTATCTGCGACTGCTTTTGGAGGAAGATGAAAATGAAGAAACAAGTGCCATCAAGAGATC ATATGAGTTTTTCAATGAACTCTACCATCGCTTTCTACTCACGCCCAAAGTCACAATGAAGTGCCTTTGCCTGCAGGCTCTTGCAATAGTTTATGGAAAATGCTATGAAGAGATTGGTCCATTCACTGACACTAAATATATTGTGGGGATGCTGGATCGA TGTACTGACAAACTGGAAAGAGACAGACTCATCCTCTTTCTCAACAAGCTAATTCTGAACAAG aaaaatgtgaaagaggTGATGGACTCAAATGGAGTGCGCATTTTGGTGGATCTGCTGACTCTGGCTCATCTTCACACGAGTCGAGCAACcgtccccctgcag AGTAACGTTTTGGAAGCTTCCCCTGACATGAGAAGGGACAGTGAAAAAGAGTGGTACTTTGGTAATGCTGACAAAGAACGAAGAGGACCTTTTGGTTTTGAAGAA ATGCAGGAGTTTTGGAACACAGGTGTTCTCACTGCAAAAACACGCTGCTGGGCCCAGGGGATGGACGGgtggcgccccctgcaggcCATTCCTCAGCTGAAGTGGTGTCTGCTGGCCTCTGGACAGGCTGTGATGAATGAGTCTGATCTAGCCACACTCATCCTGAACATGCTCATAACTATGTGCTCCTACTACCCCAGCAG AGACCAAGATAATGCAATTATCCGCCCTTTACCAAAAATTAAGAGGTTGATTAGTGACAATGCTTGTCTGCCCCATATTGTTCAg CTtttgttgacctttgacccgatTTTGGTGGAGAAAGTTGCCAATGTCTTGTATCTGGTGATGCAGGACAATCCCAATCTGCAGCGTCTGTATTTGACTGGaattttcttctttattatgATGTACACAGGCTCAAATGTTCTACCAGTTGCAAG ATTCCTgaaatacactcacctgaagcaAGCTTTCAGATCAGAAGAG GCCAAAGGTCAGGATATAGTTCAGCGCAGTGTGCTGGGGTCCATCCTTCCTGAAGCCATGGTTTGCTACCTGGAAAACTATGAGGCTGAGCGCTTCTCTGAGATCTTTCTTGGAGAGTTTGATACGCCTGAGGCCATTTGGAGCAGTGAGATGAG gcgtATGATGATAGAGAAGATTGCTGCTCATGTGGCTGACTTCAGTCCCAGACTGCAGAGCAACACTCGAGCCCTATACCAGTATTGTCCTATTCCAGTCATCAGCTTCCCTCAGCTGGACAATGAGCTGTTCTGTAACATCTACTACCTCAGACATCTGTGTGACACAACCCGCTTCCCCAACTGGCCGATTCGCAATGCT GTGAAACTGCTTAAAGATACGCTTGAAGCCTGGAAGAAAGAAGTGGAGAAAAAACCTCCCTCCATGTCTGTAGATGATGCCTATGAGGTCCTCAATCTCCCCAAAGGACAGGGACA GCATGAAGAGAGTAAAATCAGGAAAGCCTACTTCAGACTGGCACAGAAATACCATCCAGACAAGAATCCAGAGGGAAGG GACATGTTTGAGAAGGTTAACAAAGCCTATGAGTTCCTTTGTACAAAATCTGCACGAGTGATCGATGGACCAGACCCAGAAAACATCATTCTCATTCTTAAAACACAGAGCATCCTTTTCAATCACCACAAACAAG AACTGGAGCCATATAAATATGCGGGTTACCCCATGCTTATCAAAACCATCAAAATGGAGACTGACGATGAGCAGCTCTTCTCTAAgacctcccctctgctcccggCTGCAGCTGAACTGGCCTTCCACACAGTCAACTGCTCAGCACTGAACGCAGAGGAGCTTAGGCGGGAGAATGGCATTgag ATTTTATTAGAAGCTTTGTCCCGTTGTGTTGCTGTTCTGACCGCATCCAGCAAGCCCGATGACATGGCAGTACAG GTGTGCGGGCACATCTGTAAGTGCTACAGTGTAGCAGCTCAGTTTGAGGAGTGCAGGGAGAAGATCATTGAACAACCCAACATCATCAGGGACATCTGCCACATTCTCTACCATGGGAAG GGTCTTCCTAAAACGGCCAACTTGGCAGTTCAGTGTGTCAGCTCTTTTGCAGTGGACTTCTTCCTACAGACCCATCTGTACCATGCAGGTGTACTATGGCATCTGTTGGTCAATCTCTTCAACTATGACTACACTCTGGAGGAGAGTGGCGTACAGGCCAGTCAGGACACTAACCAACAGGAAGTAGCCAACAGCCTCGCCAAGCTCAGTCTGATCGCACTGAGCCGTCTGGGGGGCTACAACCCCATAGCCCACAGCCCAGACGGCAATAATCCTGTCCCAGAGACCAACGGCATTGAGGGCACACCTCCAGAAAACCCAACCATACGCAAGAGTTTAGCTGCTATGCTCACACCGTATATCTCCAGGAAGTTGGGGACAGGCACTCCCGCTGAG GTCTTGAAGCTTCTCAACAGTAACTCAGAAAACCCCTACCTGATTTGGAACAATTGCACCCGAGCTGAACTACTGGAGTTCCTGGAGTCTCAGCAGGAGGGGAACATCAAGAGG ggagaaaatgaTAAACACTTTGGGGCAGACTTTGTGTTTGGTGACCACAGTAAAGAGTTGATTGTGGGGGAGATTTTTGTGCGGGTTTATAATGAACAACCAACATTCCCCCTTGAA TACCCTAAAGCATTTGCAGCCAGCCTCCTGGACTATGTGGGCTCTCAAGCCCAGTATCTGCACACTCTATTGGCAATGAGCCAGAGCAACAAAGTGGAATCCCAGCAGCATGCCGAGAGGCTGCGCTTTGCTGAAATGGCCTTAGAGGCGCTCCGCAACGTCATCAAGAACAACCCAG GATCAGAAACTGAGTGCATTGGGCATTTCAAgctgctcttctctctcctgcGAGTTCATGGAGCTGGCAGGGTCCAGCAGCTTGTTTTGGAG GTTGTAAATACAGTAACTTCAAATCAAGAATGTGTGACCAACATTGCCGAGTCTCTTGTGTTGTCCAACCTTCTATTGCTGCTACACTCATTACCTTCCA GTAGGCAAATGGTGCTGGAAACTCTTTATGCACTTACTTCAAACACAAAGATTGTCAAAGAGGCTATGGCCAAAG GTGCTTTGATCTACCTGTTAGATCTCTTCTGTAACTGCACTCACCCCCAGGTCCGCACACAGACTGCAGAATTATTCTCCAAGATGACCTCTGACAAGCTTGTTGGACCTAAA GTTCGTCTAACCCTCATGCGCTTTCTTCCCGGCGTCTTCATGGACGCTATGCGGGACAATGCCGAGGCTGCGGTGCACATATTTGAGGGTACACATGAGAACCCTGAGCTCATCTGGAATGACAGCTCCAGGGAGACTGTGTCTACCACTGTCAGAGAAATGATGCTTGA acaTTTCAAACAGCAAAAGGATAACCCTGATGTGAACTGGAGA TTACCAGAGGATTTCACTGTGCCATACGGGGCAGGACAAGGAGAACTTGAGGTCGGTGGTGTGTTCCTGCGTATCTTCATAGCTCAGCCGGGCTGGGTCTTACGTAAGCCTCGCGAGTTCCTTGTGTCCCTCCTGGAGACTCTAACAGAGCTGCTGGAGAAAAATAACCCTAAT GGTGAAGCATTGGAGACCATCACCACAGCAGCTGTTTGCCTTTTTAGCACACAGACCCAGCTGGCTGATCAGGTGCCTCCTCTGGGCCACCTCCCTCGCATTCTGGCAGCACTTAAACACAAGAACAACGCAGTGCCCAAGAGCTCCATCCGCCTCATTCACGTGCTATCAGACAATGAG CTCTGTGTACGCTCTATGTCGGCCCTGGAGACTATTGGACCATTAATGGCTGGTATGAAGTCCAGGGCAGATATGGCTGGATTGGCATGTGAAGCTCTAAACCGCATGTTTCAAAAAGAACAGACTGAACTTGTGGCtcag GCTCTACGAGTGGACTTGGTGCCGTACCTTCTGAAGTTGTTGGAAGGAATTGGTTTGGAGACATTAGATAACCCCTCAGCGACAAAAGCCCAGATTGTAAAGGCACTCAAGTCCATGACCCGTAGTCTGCAGTATGGAGaacag GTCAATGAGATTCTTGCAAAATCCTCTGTTTGGAGTGCCTTCAAAGACCAGAAACATGATCTCTTTATCTCAGATTCTCAAACTGCTGGATACCTCACAg GTCCTGGTGTAGCAGGCTATCTCACAGCTGGCACTGGCTCCACAGTAATGTCCAGCGTCCCTCCCCCTGTGGACAACGACATCGCAGACCAAGGCTGA